CTGGCGCATCTGGATCTCCTCGCCGTTGTCGAGTTCGACGACCGTCTCCTCGACGTTGAAATCGCCGGACTCGATGTGCGTGACTTCGCCGCCCTCGTAGTCGGGCGGGACCATCACCTTGTGGTCGATGCTGGGCGTCTCCGGGACGGTGCCGACGATGTCGTTCGGGCCGACCTCGTCGCCTTCCTCGACCTCGGGGGTGAACTCCCAGGTCTTCTCCAGGTCGATCCCGGGGGCGTCGACCCCGCGGTCGAGGAACGCCGACCCCATCTTCTCCTCGAGGACGTCTAGCGGGCGCTGGACGCCGTCGTAGATGGCGTCGAGCATCCCCGGCCCGAGGTCCACGGAGAGGGGTGCGCCCGTCGACTCGACGGGTTCGCCCGGTGCGACCGCGGAGGTCTCCTCGTACACCTGGATGGTCGTGATGTTCCCTTCGATCTCGATGACCTCGCCCATCAGTCCCTCGTGACCGACGTAGACGACGTCGTTCATCTTCGCGTCGAGGTCGACCGCCGTCACGACGGGACCGCTCACGCTCTCGATCTGTCCGTCTTCGCGGACGTCGGATTCCGTTGCTTGACTCATTCGTAGTTAGTCTTCCTCCATGAGGTCGATGCCGATAGCTCGTTTGATCTGCTCTCGCAGCCCGCCGCTGCCGGCCCCCTCGCCGCCGAGGGTGACGAGCACCGGTTCGACGCTCGTCTCGACGTCGTCGCGGACGCCCCGCGACAGGTGCTCGAGGTCGTCGTCGTACATCACGAGGATGCCGACGTCGTCGTCCCCGAGCATCTCCTCGACCGCCGCGTCCAGTTCCGTCGCCTTCTCCTCGCTGGGGACGTCCGCGAACTTGCGGACGCCCGCCAGCCGGAAGCCGGTCGTGAAGTCCGGACTGCCGACGACGGCGATCTCCTGGCTCATAGTATCACCAGTTCGGTCTCGATCTCCTCCTGCGAGAGGCCGGCCTCCCGACCGCGCGCGATCGCGCGGATGTTGTCGACCTCCCGCTCCTTGGCGAGGACGTACGCCAGGACCGGACAGACCGACAGCGGGTACCGGTTCGACAGCCGCCCGGAGTACTCGAGCAGCGCCGCGTCGACGGCGCGCTCGAACTCGAGCAGGCTGCCCGCCTCTTCGAGGGCGTCCAGGCCCTCGCGCAACTCGTCGCCGTAGCGACTCTGGCGGACGTGCTCGACCAGCCGGTCCACGTCGCCGGCCAGCTGGCGGATGTCGTTCGTGTCGAACAGGTCGCC
Above is a genomic segment from Halorientalis sp. LT38 containing:
- a CDS encoding V-type ATP synthase subunit F → MSQEIAVVGSPDFTTGFRLAGVRKFADVPSEEKATELDAAVEEMLGDDDVGILVMYDDDLEHLSRGVRDDVETSVEPVLVTLGGEGAGSGGLREQIKRAIGIDLMEED